A single window of Halobacillus naozhouensis DNA harbors:
- a CDS encoding TIGR00341 family protein, translated as MELQLIEIYAPEQFNYKDELLEKFSFVSHWISHQEDQKLHIQILVEKEDSEEILNYLEKAAYDEHNEFDAMLYSIKAYIPSKYNEKNTPDDDQEQFERASKHELYSIVDSSSKIDFSFSWFTIFAALVAAVGVFQNRPALVIGANIIDPSIRPIIGISFASVLGEGKLVRQSITTALFGLFIPIAIAASFGYLFPLPLTSNEFISQTNVHLIDLIVAVSAGAAGSLSFVKRSQGQLVGVMVSLAVLPPAVVLGMMLGAAHWNGAIMPFLLLVININAILLSAILVFWLSGIKPANWAEIQEASTSRKNSLLFTGLIGLILIITVLIL; from the coding sequence ATGGAGCTGCAATTAATCGAAATATATGCACCTGAACAGTTCAACTACAAGGATGAACTGTTAGAAAAATTTTCATTTGTATCTCACTGGATTTCCCATCAAGAAGATCAAAAGCTCCACATTCAGATTCTCGTGGAGAAGGAAGATTCCGAAGAGATTTTGAACTACTTAGAAAAAGCGGCTTATGATGAACATAATGAATTTGATGCCATGCTATATTCGATAAAAGCGTATATCCCTAGTAAATACAACGAGAAAAACACTCCTGACGATGATCAGGAGCAATTTGAAAGAGCCAGTAAACACGAATTATACTCCATCGTCGATTCCTCAAGTAAAATTGACTTTAGTTTTTCCTGGTTTACCATATTTGCTGCCCTTGTAGCTGCTGTCGGTGTATTCCAGAACAGACCAGCCTTAGTGATAGGTGCCAATATTATCGACCCGTCGATCAGACCCATTATCGGGATTTCATTTGCGTCCGTGCTAGGTGAAGGAAAACTTGTCCGTCAATCGATTACGACGGCATTATTCGGTCTGTTCATCCCTATCGCAATCGCCGCGTCATTTGGATACCTTTTCCCATTGCCGTTAACCAGCAATGAATTTATCTCTCAGACAAATGTTCATCTGATCGACCTTATTGTAGCTGTATCAGCTGGAGCTGCCGGGTCTTTATCCTTCGTGAAACGGTCCCAGGGCCAGCTGGTTGGAGTCATGGTTTCATTAGCTGTATTACCTCCCGCTGTTGTACTTGGTATGATGCTTGGTGCTGCTCATTGGAACGGCGCAATCATGCCTTTTTTACTCCTCGTTATCAATATCAACGCTATCCTGCTGTCAGCTATATTAGTATTTTGGCTCAGTGGCATTAAACCGGCTAACTGGGCAGAGATTCAAGAAGCGAGCACGTCACGTAAGAACTCTTTACTGTTCACTGGTCTTATCGGTCTTATCTTAATTATCACTGTTTTAATTTTATAA
- a CDS encoding LysM peptidoglycan-binding domain-containing protein — protein MQIHVVARGDTLWRIAQFYGSNINQIILANQLENPNVLVAGQALVVPNPDREYVVQAGDNLWSIAQMYGVTVNELAEFNNITNPSLIYVGELIELPFFPHIVQLGETLWGIAQSYGVTVNQISQANNLPNPSLIYPGTTLIVPAARGPVTEVNAYTTQLNQQGAQEVLALGANLTYLSPFMYAIQEDGSITEMGDQPILEAAHAVNAAPLLVLTNFSGGSFSSDLAAAILRNPDLQETLITNLLELINAKGYAGINIDFEYVYPEDRENYNNFLRRVVERFRPEDLLVSTALAPKDSADQQGLLYEAHDYQAHGEIVDFVVLMTYEWGWAGGRPWAIAPINEVREVLDYAVTVIPRDKILMGMPLYGRDWEIPWEEGTTARTISPKEAVQLAARYGVVIQYNELYQSPFFRYVDETGQQHEVWFEDARSVQVKYDTIKNYRLRGASFWVLGNPFPQNWAVLQNNFQIRKL, from the coding sequence ATGCAAATTCATGTCGTGGCGCGTGGTGATACACTGTGGCGTATAGCACAGTTTTATGGCTCAAACATTAACCAAATTATATTAGCTAACCAACTTGAGAACCCTAATGTGCTTGTGGCAGGGCAGGCTCTGGTTGTTCCGAATCCTGACCGTGAATATGTAGTCCAGGCTGGAGATAATTTATGGTCTATTGCTCAAATGTATGGCGTTACCGTCAACGAACTTGCTGAGTTTAACAATATCACGAACCCCTCACTTATTTATGTGGGGGAACTGATTGAACTTCCTTTTTTTCCGCATATCGTTCAGCTTGGAGAAACCTTATGGGGCATCGCGCAAAGTTATGGAGTCACGGTCAATCAAATATCTCAAGCAAATAATCTTCCGAATCCATCGTTAATTTATCCGGGAACTACTTTAATAGTCCCTGCTGCAAGGGGACCAGTTACAGAAGTGAATGCATACACTACCCAGCTAAATCAGCAAGGTGCTCAGGAAGTGCTGGCACTAGGAGCAAACCTTACGTACCTTTCACCTTTTATGTACGCTATCCAGGAGGATGGAAGTATCACAGAAATGGGAGATCAGCCTATTTTAGAAGCGGCTCATGCAGTCAATGCCGCCCCGCTTCTTGTCTTAACGAACTTCTCAGGAGGGAGCTTTAGTTCGGACTTAGCTGCTGCCATCTTGAGGAATCCTGATCTGCAAGAGACGTTAATTACTAACCTCCTGGAACTCATCAATGCGAAAGGGTATGCGGGCATCAACATTGATTTTGAATACGTCTATCCAGAAGACAGAGAAAACTATAACAACTTCCTTCGGCGGGTTGTCGAACGTTTTCGTCCTGAAGATTTACTTGTTTCTACGGCTCTTGCCCCAAAGGATAGTGCAGATCAACAAGGGCTGCTTTATGAGGCACATGATTATCAAGCACACGGAGAAATCGTCGACTTTGTTGTGCTTATGACCTATGAATGGGGGTGGGCTGGTGGAAGACCATGGGCGATTGCCCCGATAAACGAAGTCCGTGAAGTTCTCGATTATGCTGTAACGGTCATTCCTCGTGACAAAATTCTTATGGGAATGCCCCTTTATGGCCGAGACTGGGAGATACCCTGGGAAGAGGGGACGACGGCGCGTACGATCAGCCCTAAAGAAGCCGTACAACTGGCAGCAAGATATGGAGTAGTGATCCAGTATAATGAATTGTACCAGTCGCCATTTTTTCGCTATGTAGATGAAACAGGACAACAACATGAGGTTTGGTTTGAAGATGCCCGCAGCGTACAAGTCAAATATGACACAATCAAGAATTATCGCCTCAGAGGGGCTAGTTTCTGGGTGCTTGGAAACCCATTTCCTCAAAACTGGGCTGTATTGCAAAATAATTTTCAAATAAGAAAACTATAG
- a CDS encoding NAD(P)/FAD-dependent oxidoreductase codes for MNEAVFDVVIIGGGPGGLSAALVLGRSCRNVVIIDKGTPRNDVTLEAHGLLTRDGIKPQKLRQIARQQLRAYRNVTCFNDEVIQVEKHTKQFIVTTRLGDAFKARRLIVATGMIDELPAIPGFREVYGRSVFPCPYCDGWERKGEPLAVFGNEEKVVNFTKLLYNWSKDLILFTNGAAQFDGKFKQELTDHHIRIVETPVVKLQSNEGKLEKVLTETGQTFFRTGGFLLNTREKQAFDLSEQLDIHINERGGYESDDHGLTNVEGLYVIGDAKNSFVGLAGAAGEGYEAGVVINHELSMEDWE; via the coding sequence ATGAATGAAGCGGTTTTCGATGTGGTCATAATAGGCGGAGGACCAGGGGGATTAAGTGCCGCTCTTGTATTAGGGCGCTCTTGTAGAAACGTGGTCATTATAGATAAAGGAACCCCGCGCAATGATGTTACACTTGAAGCTCATGGTCTTTTAACAAGGGATGGGATCAAGCCTCAGAAACTTCGCCAGATTGCCCGGCAGCAGTTGAGGGCCTATCGCAATGTAACGTGTTTTAATGATGAAGTGATACAAGTAGAAAAACATACTAAACAGTTTATTGTTACAACCCGTCTGGGGGATGCTTTTAAAGCAAGAAGGTTGATTGTAGCAACAGGAATGATCGATGAGTTACCAGCTATACCTGGTTTTAGGGAGGTGTATGGCAGGTCCGTTTTCCCCTGCCCTTATTGTGATGGATGGGAGCGTAAGGGTGAACCTCTCGCAGTGTTTGGAAATGAAGAGAAAGTTGTTAATTTTACAAAATTGCTCTATAACTGGAGCAAGGATCTTATTTTATTTACGAATGGAGCGGCACAGTTTGATGGGAAATTCAAGCAAGAATTGACAGACCATCATATTCGTATAGTAGAAACACCCGTTGTAAAGTTACAATCTAATGAGGGTAAATTAGAGAAGGTATTGACGGAAACAGGACAGACATTTTTTAGAACGGGCGGTTTTCTTTTAAATACCAGAGAAAAGCAAGCTTTCGACCTTTCTGAACAATTAGACATCCATATCAATGAACGGGGCGGCTATGAATCAGACGATCATGGACTGACAAACGTAGAAGGATTGTATGTGATTGGTGATGCCAAGAACTCATTTGTGGGGTTAGCTGGTGCTGCAGGAGAGGGGTATGAAGCAGGAGTGGTGATCAATCATGAACTGTCGATGGAAGATTGGGAGTAA